From the Takifugu flavidus isolate HTHZ2018 chromosome 12, ASM371156v2, whole genome shotgun sequence genome, one window contains:
- the tmprss13a gene encoding transmembrane protease serine 13a isoform X2, producing MAKHDPDQLPPPYYSVAVHTQPPLKPYEEVVYGTGLGLDLNPATQPRYIPQYPPPVAAPHVALSNTPPSRKKRGCGNSNPRCYAGTGGVLLVACLLGLAIWLGVQFGTRLAVVSLLGDDDKQGYENPPVSIDDSCSNNTVQCDAVKDCTLGSDETNCVRFAKNNSLQVRTSEDGRFLPVCYSGWDQSLARETCVALGFRNFYTANPIQSEASVSLTIDSKSSQFLQGRVTVSSSCPDQQTVSLQCLDCGLQRSTSRIIGGSMAQPGQWPWQLTLHFMGSHVCGGILISPDFVLTAAHCFPKSNMFSLFAENWKVYSGVVSLDKLPEPYSVERILLSESYNSQTNDHDVALLKLASPVVFDNNVQPACLPNFDQSFPPGTHCWTSGFGVTEEQSSDTSRSLMEVTVDIIGDRVCNSPSVYNNAITKNMLCAGHLGGGKDSCQGDSGGPLVCQEGDRWYVVGITSWGSGCGQENKPGVYTRVSSVLSWIYSRMQLEKP from the exons ATGGCAAAGCATGACCCA GACCAGCTCCCTCCTCCCTACTACTCTGTGGCCGTGCACACTCAGCCCCCCCTCAAGCCCTATGAGGAAGTGGTGTACGGCACAGGTTTGGGCTTGGACTTGAACCCTGCCACCCAGCCACGTTACATCCCCCAGTACCCGCCGCCTGTGGCCGCTCCCCATGTGGCACTGTCGAACACAC cTCCCAGCAGGAAAAAGAGGGGCTGTGGTAACAGCAACCCCAGGTGTTATGCAGGGACAGGAGGGGTCTTACTGGTGGCCTGTCTTCTGGGATTGGCTATCTGGCTTGGCG TACAATTTGGCACGCGGCTGGCAGTGGTGTCTCTCCTGGGCGACGACGACAAGCAAGGGTACGAAAACCCTCCCGTATCCATTGACGACAGCTGCTCCAACAACACTGTGCAGTGCGACGCCGTGAAAGATTGCACGCTGGGCTCAGATGAAACCAACTGCG TGAGGTTCGCAAAGAACAACAGTCTGCAAGTCAGGACATCTGAGGATGGCCGCTTTCTCCCGGTGTGCTACAGCGGGTGGGACCAGAGCTTGGCCAGAGAGACCTGCGTCGCACTGGGATTCAGAAA CTTCTACACTGCCAATCCAATTCAGTCCGAGGCTTCTGTTAGTTTAACCATCGACAGCAAGTCCTCCCAGTTCCTCCAGGGCAGGGTGACTGTCAG CTCTTCCTGTCCAGACCAGCAGACTGTGTCCCTGCAGTGCTTGG ACTGCGGGCTGCAGCGCTCCACATCCCGGATCATCGGGGGCAGCATGGCTCAGCCGGGTCAGTGGCCATGGCAGTTGACACTTCACTTCATGGGGTCCCACGTCTGCGGGGGGATTCTGATCTCCCCCGATTTTGTCCTGACGGCTGCTCACTGCTTCCCAAA AAGCAACATGTTTTCCCTCTTTGCGGAAAACTGGAAGGTGTACAGCGGAGTGGTGTCGCTGGACAAGCTACCAGAGCCCTACAGCGTCGAGCGGATCCTCCTGAGCGAGAGCTATAACAGCCAAACCAACGACCACGACGTCGCTCTGCTCAAACTGGCCTCTCCTGTTGTTTTTGACA ACAATGTTCAACCAGCATGTCTGCCAAACTTTGACCAGAGTTTTCCCCCTGGGACTCATTGCTGGACCTCAGGTTTTGGCGTCACAGAAGAACAATCAA GTGACACTTCCAGAAGTCTAATGGAGGTGACTGTGGACATCATTGGTGATCGTGTGTGTAACAGCCCGAGCGTGTACAACAATGCCATCACCAAGAACATGCTCTGTGCTGGACACCTGGGCGGAGGAAAGGACTCCTGTCAG GGGGACAGTGGTGGACCTCTGGTGTGTCAGGAAGGCGATCGCTGGTATGTGGTGGGGATTACTAGCTGGGGGTCTGGCTGCGGCCAAGAAAACAAGCCTGGCGTTTACACCCGAGTCAGTAGTGTTTTATCCTGGATTTACAGCAGGATGCAG CTAGAGAAGCCCTGA
- the il10ra gene encoding interleukin-10 receptor subunit alpha — translation MIHLGILEMNARITAPFFVFLTICVSRVSGLIVPSPENLKVDIWDGEATAVWISPKNAPLDFRYNVEMAIYSKPWEKVVNCTGITHTYCDLSGLIHDYTVGYKVQVQLVAGQSSSIWIKTKILLNKSNLRPPTFTLYPTSSSLTVHVHKKPILSILFPYGVIYTINLEQRGEDEKNKSELKVDDQTSATFGSLRRKAEYCVSVRVEDKSSKAISRVSPKQCVVLPEQEWYIIKWTSLSIVAMLVCASITAASFLCYLRRPAKTPAVLKLPVSNWLPLSVGEGTMEVVTDKAWFLSSYRPEGKNPVEFPVTSETPKETEVEERRTSLDSGVSMGTSTVETGQGNSPGRHDDSGCGSLSGSDSSTSNQSEWRSRDGNAGMGMDSRVDVDCQLHLSSMNLEVQDSTSPKATVIFGNYRSQSPSAATIDVRDKVFESTLCHPILAEVVSGYRAPLQVCLCSGAGQCTWCHKQGLSGRGVIGQYRATCTDNGLHSSKQDSVDSCNEMTFLSYPQKTHMDSFAVEDISAFISQESLPMLTALASQDINMNFSLSLCDVQMAAD, via the exons ATGATTCATTTGGGGATTTTAGAAATGAATGCAAGAATCACGGCACCGTTTTTTGTCTTCCTGACCATTTGTGTGAGCCGTGTTTCAG GACTGATTGTACCGTCACCTGAGAATCTGAAGGTGGATATTTGGGATGGGGAGGCGACAGCCGTCTGGATCAGTCCCAAAAACGCTCCCTTAGACTTCCGCTACAATGTCGAAATGGCAAT TTACTCTAAGCCGTGGGAAAAGGTGGTCAATTGCACGGGGATCACGCACACCTACTGTGACCTTAGCGGCCTCATACATGACTACACCGTGGGCTATAAGGTCCAAGTTCAGCTGGTGGCGGGGCAAAGCTCATCAATATGGATAAAGACAAAAATTCTACTAAACAAAA GCAACCTGCGGCCCCCCACCTTCACTTTATACCCTACATCCAGCTCTCTAACAGTTCATGTCCACAAAAAACCCATTTTAAGCATACTCTTTCCTTACGGGGTCATCTACACCATTAATCTGGAGCAGAGAGGTGAAGACGAAAAG AATAAGTCCGAGCTGAAAGTGGATGATCAGACCAGTGCCACTTTCGGGTCGCTGCGCCGGAAGGCTGAATACTGCGTGAGTGTCAGAGTGGAGGACAAGTCATCGAAAGCCATCAGCCGCGTGTCCCCCAAACAATGTGTGGTGCTACCAGAGCAAG AATGGTACATAATTAAATGGACATCCCTCTCTATCGTGGCTATGCTCGTCTGTGCCTCCATTACTGCAGCCAGCTTCCTGTGTTACCTGAGACGTCCTGCGAAAACTCCCGCTGTGCTG AAACTGCCTGTGAGCAACTGGCTCCCGCTGTCTGTCGGAGAAGGGACTATGGAGGTGGTGACAGACAAAGcctggttcctctccagctACAGGCCAGAAGGGAAAAACCCTGTTGAGTTTCCAGTCACCAGTGAGACTCCAAAAGAaacggaggtggaggagaggaggacaagcTTGGACAGCGGAGTCAGTATGGGAACCAGCACTGTGGAGACCGGCCAAGGAAATTCTCCAGGGAGACATGACGACAGCGGGTGTGGGAGCTTGAGCGGATCAGACAGCTCCACCTCCAATCAGAGCGAGTGGAGGTCTCGCGACGGCAACGCTGGAATGGGAATGGACAGCAGGGTGGACGTGGACTGCCAGCTCCATTTATCATCGATGAACCTGGAGGTACAGGACAGCACGTCGCCAAAGGCCACGGTCATCTTCGGGAACTATCGCAGCCAGAGCCCTTCGGCTGCGACGATTGACGTCCGTGATAAGGTGTTCGAATCGACGCTATGTCACCCCATTTTAGCCGAAGTAGTGTCGGGCTACAGGGCTCCGCTTCAAGTGTGCCTCTGCTCTGGAGCAGGCCAGTGCACGTGGTGCCACAAACAGGGCCTCAGCGGAAGGGGGGTCATTGGACAGTACAGAGCTACGTGCACTGATAACGGACTgcacagcagcaaacaggacTCTGTGGACTCTTGCaatgaaatgacatttttaagTTATCCTCAAAAAACACATATGGACTCTTTTGCAGTGGAAGATATCTCAGCTTTTATCAGTCAGGAGAGTTTACCGATGCTAACAGCATTAGCATCACAAGACATTAATATGAACTTCTCCCTCTCGCTGTGTGATGTACAGATGGCAGCTGACTGA
- the tmprss4a gene encoding transmembrane protease serine 4a isoform X2: protein MRAPKTEKEKSAKRKRVVLTIFTVVVLLAILATAAFFIKQLIDSKYFFCKRSVRFIPLEQACDGKDDCAEGEDEITCLTSLTVNTTFPVRLMSARHVLQVYSPGSGWRSVCSDGWKQQHTEAACKKLGYTYKPRSSTVPVGDLIQSLKMGPFTAIRNELTSTPIHQATIDRSQCSSGSVVSLSCSDCGQVGSQDRIVGGTDAAIEDWPWQVSLQQGGQHVCGGSLVSPRWVITAAHCFAGSKKELSRWRVVSGRTYMGTLGGSYVDRIILNGEYDPERNDYDIALMRLSSPITVGASHRPVCMSPKAFGLPAGSSMVVTGWGYLEENGKVSPSLQKASVPLVDQAKCSSPAMYGHFITPRMICAGFLQGGVDACQGDSGGPLVHFKSSQWHLVGVVSWGVGCARERRPGVYCSVEEMLNWIHTVMEKNP from the exons ATGAGGGCTCCGAAGACCGAGAAAGAAAAGTCAGCCAAGAGAAAACGAGTGGTGCTCACCATCTTCACAGTGGTGGTGTTACTGGCCATCCTCGCTACCGCGGCCTTCTTCA TCAAGCAGCTGATCGACAGCAAGTATTTCTTCTGCAAGCGTTCGGTGAGGTTCATACCGTTGGAGCAGGCCTGCGACGGGAAGGACGACTGCGCGGAAGGAGAGGATGAAATCACATGCTTGACGAGCTTGACGGTCAACACAACCTTTCCAG TGCGCCTCATGTCGGCGCGCCATGTCCTGCAGGTCTACAGTCCCGGCTCTGGCTGGAGGAGTGTCTGCAGCGATGgttggaagcagcagcacacgGAGGCGGCGTGCAAAAAGCTGGGATACACGTA TAAACCCAGAAGCTCCACAGTCCCGGTGGGGGATTTGATACAGTCCCTGAAGATGGGGCCATTCACAGCCATCAGGAATGAGTTGACCTCCACACCAATACACCAGGCCACCATAGACCG AAGCCAGTGCAGTTCCGGGTCAGTCGTGTCCCTGTCCTGTTCTG ACTGTGGGCAGGTGGGCTCTCAAGACCGCATCGTGGGGGGCACAGATGCCGCCATCGAGGACTGGCCCTGGCAGGTCAGCCTGCAGCAGGGGGGGCAGCACGTGTGTGGAGGCTCATTGGTGTCGCCGCGCTGGGTCATCACGGCTGCACACTGCTTCGCCGG CAGCAAGAAGGAGCTGTCTCGTTGGAGAGTGGTATCGGGCCGGACCTACATGGGCACACTGGGGGGCTCCTATGTGGACAGGATCATATTAAATGGAGAATATGACCCAGAGCGAAACGACTATGACATCGCACTGATGAGACTCAGCAGTCCCATTACAGTGGGGG CGAGTCACAGGCCGGTGTGCATGTCCCCTAAAGCCTTCGGGCTTCCTGCCGGATCCAGCATGGTTGTGACTGGTTGGGGTTACCTGGAGGAAAATG GTAAGGTTTCTCCTTCACTCCAGAAAGCCTCGGTCCCTCTGGTGGACCAGGCTAAATGTTCCAGCCCCGCCATGTATGGCCACTTCATCACGCCACGGATGATCTGTGCTGGTTTCCTCCAGGGGGGAGTGGACGCCTGCCAG GGGGATAGTGGGGGCCCTTTGGTGCACTTTAAATCTTCTCAGTGGCATCTGGTTGGAGTGGTGAGCTGGGGGGTCGGCTGCGCCAGAGAGAGACGACCGGGCGTCTACTGCAGCGTGGAAGAAATGCTCAACTGGATTCATACCGTCATGGAG AAAAATCCATGA
- the tmprss13a gene encoding transmembrane protease serine 13a isoform X1, which translates to MGCFVTLPFFVVFYLKLNADNIIFPCLWSGGWSFGGVTAGVSEDQLPPPYYSVAVHTQPPLKPYEEVVYGTGLGLDLNPATQPRYIPQYPPPVAAPHVALSNTPPSRKKRGCGNSNPRCYAGTGGVLLVACLLGLAIWLGVQFGTRLAVVSLLGDDDKQGYENPPVSIDDSCSNNTVQCDAVKDCTLGSDETNCVRFAKNNSLQVRTSEDGRFLPVCYSGWDQSLARETCVALGFRNFYTANPIQSEASVSLTIDSKSSQFLQGRVTVSSSCPDQQTVSLQCLDCGLQRSTSRIIGGSMAQPGQWPWQLTLHFMGSHVCGGILISPDFVLTAAHCFPKSNMFSLFAENWKVYSGVVSLDKLPEPYSVERILLSESYNSQTNDHDVALLKLASPVVFDNNVQPACLPNFDQSFPPGTHCWTSGFGVTEEQSSDTSRSLMEVTVDIIGDRVCNSPSVYNNAITKNMLCAGHLGGGKDSCQGDSGGPLVCQEGDRWYVVGITSWGSGCGQENKPGVYTRVSSVLSWIYSRMQLEKP; encoded by the exons ATGGGTTGTTTTGTGACACTgcctttttttgtggttttttacCTGAAACTGAACGCTGATAATATTATTTTCCCCTGTCTTTGGAGTGGTGGCTGGAGTTTTGGGGGAGTTACTGCTGGAGTTTCAGAG GACCAGCTCCCTCCTCCCTACTACTCTGTGGCCGTGCACACTCAGCCCCCCCTCAAGCCCTATGAGGAAGTGGTGTACGGCACAGGTTTGGGCTTGGACTTGAACCCTGCCACCCAGCCACGTTACATCCCCCAGTACCCGCCGCCTGTGGCCGCTCCCCATGTGGCACTGTCGAACACAC cTCCCAGCAGGAAAAAGAGGGGCTGTGGTAACAGCAACCCCAGGTGTTATGCAGGGACAGGAGGGGTCTTACTGGTGGCCTGTCTTCTGGGATTGGCTATCTGGCTTGGCG TACAATTTGGCACGCGGCTGGCAGTGGTGTCTCTCCTGGGCGACGACGACAAGCAAGGGTACGAAAACCCTCCCGTATCCATTGACGACAGCTGCTCCAACAACACTGTGCAGTGCGACGCCGTGAAAGATTGCACGCTGGGCTCAGATGAAACCAACTGCG TGAGGTTCGCAAAGAACAACAGTCTGCAAGTCAGGACATCTGAGGATGGCCGCTTTCTCCCGGTGTGCTACAGCGGGTGGGACCAGAGCTTGGCCAGAGAGACCTGCGTCGCACTGGGATTCAGAAA CTTCTACACTGCCAATCCAATTCAGTCCGAGGCTTCTGTTAGTTTAACCATCGACAGCAAGTCCTCCCAGTTCCTCCAGGGCAGGGTGACTGTCAG CTCTTCCTGTCCAGACCAGCAGACTGTGTCCCTGCAGTGCTTGG ACTGCGGGCTGCAGCGCTCCACATCCCGGATCATCGGGGGCAGCATGGCTCAGCCGGGTCAGTGGCCATGGCAGTTGACACTTCACTTCATGGGGTCCCACGTCTGCGGGGGGATTCTGATCTCCCCCGATTTTGTCCTGACGGCTGCTCACTGCTTCCCAAA AAGCAACATGTTTTCCCTCTTTGCGGAAAACTGGAAGGTGTACAGCGGAGTGGTGTCGCTGGACAAGCTACCAGAGCCCTACAGCGTCGAGCGGATCCTCCTGAGCGAGAGCTATAACAGCCAAACCAACGACCACGACGTCGCTCTGCTCAAACTGGCCTCTCCTGTTGTTTTTGACA ACAATGTTCAACCAGCATGTCTGCCAAACTTTGACCAGAGTTTTCCCCCTGGGACTCATTGCTGGACCTCAGGTTTTGGCGTCACAGAAGAACAATCAA GTGACACTTCCAGAAGTCTAATGGAGGTGACTGTGGACATCATTGGTGATCGTGTGTGTAACAGCCCGAGCGTGTACAACAATGCCATCACCAAGAACATGCTCTGTGCTGGACACCTGGGCGGAGGAAAGGACTCCTGTCAG GGGGACAGTGGTGGACCTCTGGTGTGTCAGGAAGGCGATCGCTGGTATGTGGTGGGGATTACTAGCTGGGGGTCTGGCTGCGGCCAAGAAAACAAGCCTGGCGTTTACACCCGAGTCAGTAGTGTTTTATCCTGGATTTACAGCAGGATGCAG CTAGAGAAGCCCTGA
- the tmprss4a gene encoding transmembrane protease serine 4a isoform X1, translating to MWTVINLPEDSTKPLNPRRPVVPKPGRHRRPMRAPKTEKEKSAKRKRVVLTIFTVVVLLAILATAAFFIKQLIDSKYFFCKRSVRFIPLEQACDGKDDCAEGEDEITCLTSLTVNTTFPVRLMSARHVLQVYSPGSGWRSVCSDGWKQQHTEAACKKLGYTYKPRSSTVPVGDLIQSLKMGPFTAIRNELTSTPIHQATIDRSQCSSGSVVSLSCSDCGQVGSQDRIVGGTDAAIEDWPWQVSLQQGGQHVCGGSLVSPRWVITAAHCFAGSKKELSRWRVVSGRTYMGTLGGSYVDRIILNGEYDPERNDYDIALMRLSSPITVGASHRPVCMSPKAFGLPAGSSMVVTGWGYLEENGKVSPSLQKASVPLVDQAKCSSPAMYGHFITPRMICAGFLQGGVDACQGDSGGPLVHFKSSQWHLVGVVSWGVGCARERRPGVYCSVEEMLNWIHTVMEKNP from the exons ATGTGG acgGTCATCAACCTACCTGAGGACAGCACAAAACCATTAAACCCCAGGCGGCCAG TGGTTCCAAAACCGGGCCGCCACAGAAGGCCAATGAGGGCTCCGAAGACCGAGAAAGAAAAGTCAGCCAAGAGAAAACGAGTGGTGCTCACCATCTTCACAGTGGTGGTGTTACTGGCCATCCTCGCTACCGCGGCCTTCTTCA TCAAGCAGCTGATCGACAGCAAGTATTTCTTCTGCAAGCGTTCGGTGAGGTTCATACCGTTGGAGCAGGCCTGCGACGGGAAGGACGACTGCGCGGAAGGAGAGGATGAAATCACATGCTTGACGAGCTTGACGGTCAACACAACCTTTCCAG TGCGCCTCATGTCGGCGCGCCATGTCCTGCAGGTCTACAGTCCCGGCTCTGGCTGGAGGAGTGTCTGCAGCGATGgttggaagcagcagcacacgGAGGCGGCGTGCAAAAAGCTGGGATACACGTA TAAACCCAGAAGCTCCACAGTCCCGGTGGGGGATTTGATACAGTCCCTGAAGATGGGGCCATTCACAGCCATCAGGAATGAGTTGACCTCCACACCAATACACCAGGCCACCATAGACCG AAGCCAGTGCAGTTCCGGGTCAGTCGTGTCCCTGTCCTGTTCTG ACTGTGGGCAGGTGGGCTCTCAAGACCGCATCGTGGGGGGCACAGATGCCGCCATCGAGGACTGGCCCTGGCAGGTCAGCCTGCAGCAGGGGGGGCAGCACGTGTGTGGAGGCTCATTGGTGTCGCCGCGCTGGGTCATCACGGCTGCACACTGCTTCGCCGG CAGCAAGAAGGAGCTGTCTCGTTGGAGAGTGGTATCGGGCCGGACCTACATGGGCACACTGGGGGGCTCCTATGTGGACAGGATCATATTAAATGGAGAATATGACCCAGAGCGAAACGACTATGACATCGCACTGATGAGACTCAGCAGTCCCATTACAGTGGGGG CGAGTCACAGGCCGGTGTGCATGTCCCCTAAAGCCTTCGGGCTTCCTGCCGGATCCAGCATGGTTGTGACTGGTTGGGGTTACCTGGAGGAAAATG GTAAGGTTTCTCCTTCACTCCAGAAAGCCTCGGTCCCTCTGGTGGACCAGGCTAAATGTTCCAGCCCCGCCATGTATGGCCACTTCATCACGCCACGGATGATCTGTGCTGGTTTCCTCCAGGGGGGAGTGGACGCCTGCCAG GGGGATAGTGGGGGCCCTTTGGTGCACTTTAAATCTTCTCAGTGGCATCTGGTTGGAGTGGTGAGCTGGGGGGTCGGCTGCGCCAGAGAGAGACGACCGGGCGTCTACTGCAGCGTGGAAGAAATGCTCAACTGGATTCATACCGTCATGGAG AAAAATCCATGA
- the mre11a gene encoding double-strand break repair protein MRE11, protein MSSENTLDDEDTFKILISTDIHLGYLEKDAIRGNDSYNTLNEILNCAKINQVDFILLGGDLFHDNKPTRRCLHSCITMLRKYCMGDSPIHFNILSDQTVNFNTTKFPWVNYQDENLNISIPVFSIHGNHDDPTGAEGLCALDLLSASGLVNHFGHSHSVERIEISPILLQKGSTKLALYGLGSIPDERLYRMFVNNQVTMLRPKEDQDEWFNLFAIHQNRSKHGPTNYIPEQFLDDFLDLVVWGHEHECLITPTRNEQQLFYVTQPGSSVATSLSPGEATKKHIGLLRVKGRRMNLEKIPLKTVRQFFIQDVVLADYEDAFMPETPQVMKKVENLCYAKVAEMLEDAERERLGCPLTPEKPIIRLRVDYSGGFETFNTSRFSQKFVDQVANPKDIIHFLRRREKKEDINDEVHVDYNKVMKSAAVEGLRVEDLVKQYFEAAEKTVQLSLLTEQGMGKALREFVDKDEKDAIEELITYQLEKTQRHLQARGVITEQDIDAEIQKFRDSKKNTTEEEKEIKEAMARARLHRLERGETSGGLDGPAFEDIAMDSDEDTVPVPSPARGRGRGRGGRGRGRGAAASDPKPASRGRSQKASAPSQSTSILQAFQATTKKSSRKGVTASYAEDSVTIDDSDDDIPVMKASRPPTKSSTISSSFSKYSSQSQSQSKGIAFDDSDEDDDGHNPFKGPSRR, encoded by the exons ATGTCCTCGGAGAACACGCt GGATGATGAGGATACTTTCAAGATCCTCATTTCTACAGACATCCACCTTGGTTACTTGGAGAAAGACGCCATCCGCGGCAATGACTCATACAACACACTAAATGAGATCCTGAACTGTGCCAAGATCAATCAA gtcGATTTCATCTTGCTGGGCGGCGATTTGTTTCACGACAACAAACCGACACGACGGTGCCTCCACAGCTGCATCACCATGCTCAGGAAATACTGCATGGGAGACTCACCCATTCATTTCAACATTCTGAGTGATCAGACTGTCAACTTTAACACCACCAA GTTCCCCTGGGTTAATTATCAGGACGAGAACCTGAATATATCGATTCCAGTGTTCAGCATACATGGTAACCATGATGACCCAACTGGG GCTGAAGGTTTATGTGCTTTGGATCTGCTGAGTGCTTCTGGACTTGTGAATCACTTCGGTCACTCCCATTCAGTGGAGAGGATCGAGATTAGTCCCATCCTCCTGCAGAAAGGCAGCACCAAGCTAGCTTTGTATGggctgg gctcCATCCCCGATGAGCGCTTGTACAGGATGTTTGTCAACAACCAAGTAACGATGCTTCGCCCCAAAGAAGACCAAGATGAATGGTTTAACCTCTTCGCCATCCATCAGAACCG AAGTAAACATGGACCAACTAACTACATCCCTGAGCAGTTCCTGGATGATTTCCTGGACTTGGTGGTGTGGGGTCATGAACACGAGTGTCTGATCACACCGACCAGAAAcgagcagcagctcttttatgTGACCCAGCCTGGCAGTTCTGTAGCCACCTCCCTGTCTCCCGGTGAAGCCACCAAGAA GCACATCGGGCTgctgagggtcaaaggtcgtagGATGAATCTTGAAAAAATCCCCCTAAAGACCGTGCGACAGTTCTTCATACAGGACGTGGTGCTGGCTGACTACGAAGACGCCTTCATGCCAGAAACACCGCAGGTCATGAAGAAAGTGGAGAACTTGTGTTATGCAAAG GTCGCCGAGATGTTAGAAGACGCAGAGAGAGAACGACTCGGGTGTCCGCTCACCCCAGAGAAGCCTATCATCCGCCTGAGG GTGGACTACAGCGGCGGCTTCGAGACATTCAACACATCTCGCTTCAGCCAGAAATTTGTGGACCAAGTGGCAAACCCCAAAGACATCATTCACTTCCTGAGGAGGCGCGAGAAGAAGGAAGACATCAATG ATGAGGTACACGTGGATTACAATAAAGTGATGAAAAGCGCTGCGGTGGAGGGGCTGAGGGTGGAGGACCTGGTTAAACAGTACTTTGAGGCAGCCGAGAAG ACGGTGCAGCTGTCTCTTCTGACCGAGCAGGGCATGGGGAAGGCCCTCCGGGAGTTCGTAGACAAAGATGAGAAGGATGCGATTGAGGAGCTGATCACTTACCAGTTGGAGAAAACGCAGCGCCACCTCCAGGCCAGAGGGGTGATCACGGAGCAGGATATAGATGCAGAG ATCCAGAAATTCAGAGACTCTAAAAAGAAtacaacagaagaagagaaggaaattAAGGAA GCGATGGCCAGAGCCAGACTTCACCGACTGGAACGTGGGGAAACCTCTGGAGGCCTGGACGGTCCCGCGTTTGAAGACATTGCTATGGACTCTGATGAAGACACGGTGCCAGTTCCTTCCCCAGCACGAGGCAGAGGGCGGGGCCGAGGTGGTCGGGGAAGGGGTAGAG gtgcagctgcatCTGACCCAAAACCAGCCAGTCGGGGCCGGTCCCAGAAAGCCTCCGCGCCGAGCCAAAGCACAAGTATCCTCCAAG CATTTCAGGCTACGACAAAAAAATCCTCTCGAAAGGGAGTAACAGCTTCTTATGCAGAGGACAGT gtgACCATCGATGACTCTGATGATGACATTCCTGTCATGAAAGCTTCCCGTCCACCTACAAA ATCATCAACAATATCATCATCCTTCAGCAAATACAGCTCTCAGAGCCAGAGTCAGTCCAAAGGCATCGCATTCgatgacagtgatgaagacGACGATGGG CACAATCCATTCAAAGGCCCCAGCCGGAGATAG